TTTGGCTCTTCCTACACAACGAAGCAATGCTATGATCGTCCGTGCCATGAGTGCTTCCTTTGGTGATATGGCAGATGATTCAACTGGTTATACATTATTCTGAGCTCTGCATAATGCTAATTTAAGCTTTCTAGTTATGGCCACATACTCATTACGCGATAATCTTGGGTTAAGCTTGTAAACCGTGCTTTTGTGTAACTTAGTAGTGATAGATTGGTTCTTTTGAATTGATCTAGCTGTCTATAGACGAAGCAATACCTAGCTAGCAATGAAATGCGTAATTCGTAGTTAAAAACTTGAACTTGACAGCAATGATTCAAGCCAGTATGATTAATGTTCCCTGCTACTTTCATTGGTTCAGCTGTCTTTCCTCGGATCAATGTGAAAGACCCTTATAAACGGCTTGGGATAAGCCGGATGGCCTCGGAGGATGAGATACAAGGGGCGAGGAACTTTCTCATTCAGCAATATGCAGGGCACAAACCCAGTGTTGATGCAATCGAATCAGCTCACGACAAGATTATCATGCAGAAGTTTCATGAGCGTAAAAACCCGAAGATTGACATATCGAAAAAGGTCCGCCAAGTGAGGCAGTCCAAAGTGGTTAACTTTGTTTTCGAAAGATTCCAAACTCCTGCCACTGCAGTCCTTGTCAAAACAGCAGTCACGTTTGCAGTTCTTGGCGTTCTAACCGTTTTGTTCCCTACTGAAGAAGGACCGACCTTTCAGGTTGCGTTATCACTAATAGCTACCTTTTACTTCATCCACGAAaggctgaagaagaagctctggACTTTCCTTTACGGGTAAATAAGCTGATCTAAATCATAAAAACCTTTGCTGCTACCTTCTTGATTTAAATTCGCACCTGATCAGATTGATGTTGTGAAACAGGACTGGAGCTTTCATCTTTTCCTGGCTGGTTGGGACATTCTTGATGGTATCTGCGATCCCACCGTTCATCAAAGGACCAAGAGGCTTCGAGGTCATGTCTTCGCTCCTAAGCTACGTTTTGCTTTGGGTGGCTTCGAGTTACCTCCGGTAGCGTTGTTCTAGCTCTGTTCTTTTCCCCTTGTTTGGGTCGCAAAAATCTCAAATTGTTATCTCGGATTAAATCAAAACAgacacaaaaagagaaaaatgcatcatcttcttctgacATAGAGAGTGATATGACtttttttggtcttggagttgtTATTTCGCCAACTTTGTGACTTGCGCTTGCCGACTAATTTATTCAAGTCTCAGTCTCGATAGGGGTAATTGTTTGTCTTATTTTAGCCTCGTTCCATATTTGAGATCGTCCGGCAATGAGATTGAGATGAGATGagaaaataatgttttgtttttttggtagggAGATGAGAAAATGATGTTTCACTTTATGAAAAGTgactaacataaaaaaaagaactttagTTATTGACAGAGAACAAAAAAGTTATTACTGTATTAGTCATGACGTTACTTTTCGTTGATTCCGGAAATTAGTATGATTTGTAGTACTACTAGTAATAGACTCTCTCTTTGTTAAATGAAAAATTGGAAACATCGCCTCAAACATGTGCTGTCTCATAATAACTATGGCTGCATGGGTTTGGCCTGATCCATGGCCTCATTATGTGCATGATGAAAGGAAGGGTGAAGAACTCTAGTAAACCAAAAAGATGCGGCTCAAGATTATTACTTTATTGCATAAGAGCCTTGTTACTTCACATTGTAGATATATATACGATGAGAGCTAGGTTTTATAAGTCTGATTGTTCCCTACACATGTCATCATCTGCAAAGAGTTGGTGATCCAAGGGGAGCGTATCTTTTCTTTACTTGTATCATAGTGTGAGCTATCACACTTGCCTTGACTGTACTATCAGCTTCACATGGTGACAAGGGCAGTACTCTGCTACCGTTGGAGAAATCTTCTTTGCTTAAAATCTTGATGGACTTGATATTGTCAAGGCCCACTCTATTCCTTTGCTGGACCGAAACAACAAgtgatgtgttgttgttgttcagatCTTCAAACACTCTGAGACCACACCAAGTTTGTACTTCAGATTTTCAAACACTGGAATAGGCAGGGACTTGGTAAAGATATTTGCAAGCTGATAGGCGGATGGGATGTGATATACGGTAAGGGAGCCTTTTGCAACTTGTTCTCGGACATAGTAGTAATGTGTCTTGAAGTGTTTGGACTTTTTGTGCAGAGTGGGGTTCGCTGATAGATAAACTGCAGACAAGTTATCACAATAGAGCTCTGGTGTTTGTTTAAGAGGCATACCAACATCTTCAAGCAAATCACGTAGCCAGTTTACTTCAGCGGCTCTGTTAGAAAGGCACTGATACTCTACTTCGGTTGAGCTCCGAGAGACGGAGGTTTGACGCTTAGCCAACCACGAGATGATGTTGGTACCAAGAAAGGTACAAAACCCGCCAGTTGAACGACTAGTGGTTTGGCAACCACCGCAGTCACTATCACTGTATGCTCGTAGAGTATAGTTAGTGTTATGAGTGAAGGAGAGACCATGATCGATGGTACCTTTTATGTATCGGATTACACGCTTTAGCAAACTGAAATCAGCTACCGTTGGAGAGTGCATCCTCTGACATACCAAATTAACTGCAAATTGGATATCTGGTCTAGTCAGAGTGAGGTACTGCAGTTTACCTGCTAGACTGCGAAAAAAATTGGTTGATCAAACAGTTCTTCTGACCCTTGACCTTTTGTAGTTCAGTGGGTAATGGTGTGGGAGCAGGTTCACAATCAGTCATCCCAGCTGCAATAAGAAGGTCCTCTGCATACTTGTGTTGGTTGAGGAACATGCCGTCTGGATGATGATGAGCTTGTATCCCAAGAAAATAACTTAATTTGCCCAAATCTTTCATACGAAATTCCTCACTGAGAGATTCCAGGAGTTTGTCAACCAGAGTAGGATTGGTTCCAGTTAGTAccatatcatccacatagaggAGTAAGACCATAAGATCATTATCTCTGTTGTAGACAAAGAGAGAAGGGTCTTTGAAGCTGCATTTAAAGCCAAACTGTAAAAGGAACTTACTGAATTTGTCAAACCATGCACGAGGGGCTTGCTTTAGGCCATAGACTGCTTTGTGAAGTTTCCAGACATGAGAAGGATTGACAGTATCAACAAATCCAGGAGGTTGTTGCATGTAGCCCGTTTCTGTTAAATCTCCATGAAGAAACGCATTCTTCACATCAAGTTGCTTAAGTGGCCATTTGTTAACTATTGCCCCATGAAGAACAAGCCGGACTGTTGCAGTGCGAACCACCGGACTATATGTTTCAAGGAAATCAACTCCTTCCTCTTGATCATATCCCTTGGCTACAAGACGACCTCGAAGTTTGTCCAAGCTGCCATCTGTATTGAGTTTCTTCTTGAAGATCCATCGACATCCAAGAACATTCATATCTGGTGTTCGTGGGACTGAAGAAAAGGTGTTGGTTTCTACAAAAGTGTCAACCTCTTCTCCCATAGCTCCTGTCCATCCTGCATGTTTGAGTGCCTCAGCTACTGTTTTAGGCTCTTTAACAGTGTTGTGAGTAATTGTAAGAGCATATTTGGTTTTCTAACACCATCTTTTCTCCTGGTGACCATGGTATGATCATTAACAACAAGTGTGGCAAGTGGAGGAAAGTCATCCTCAGAGAATAAAGGTGCTTCATCACTCGAGTCACTTGTACTTGTTGAGGTTGTTATCGGAGACTCTGCAGTTTCTGGAGTTTCTGCAGGTGACTCTGCATCTGTGGATTCCGAAACAACAGGAgctgtgttgttgttgttctgtgtTGGTTCGAGTTCTGGAAGTGACAGAGTAGGAGCTGCTGGAAGGGGAACTGCAGAAATTGTAGAAACTGCAGAAACCGTTGATGCAGCAGGTTGAAAGCCTTTCTGCCATGCAGATAAAAGAGGTGATGTTGCAGTTGGAACTAAGTGAGCATAATCATCAGCAAATGGAAACACCTGCTAATCAAAGAGAACATGTCTACTGATATAAACACGTCCAGTGGGAGGATAGATACACCAATATCCTTTGTACTTGTTGTTATATCCGATGAAGACACATTTCAATGATTTTGGATCAAACTTATTTGCACCATAGGCTCGAAACGTGGGATAACAAACACTCCCAAACACTCGCAAAACCGAATAATCAGGCTTGAGTTGAAACAAAGCTTCATAAGGGCTTAGAGAAGAAGCAAGTACAGATGAGGGGAGAAGATTACTCAGGTAATTTGCTGTGAAGAAGGCTTCAACCCAGAATTCTTGTGGAACCTTACTCTGAAACATCATGCTGAGGCCTAATTCAGTTAAATGTTTGTGCTTCCTCTCTGCCaaaccattttgttgaggagtgtgAGGACAAGAGATCAATTGCTTGATTCCACATGTTGCAAGATGAGTTTCGAAGTGTGTGCTAACAAATTCACCTCCACCATCACACTGAAACATCTTGATTTTCTGACTTAACTGATTCTCAACTAGATTTTGGAATAGAATGAAAACAGAATAAAAGTCTGATTTATTCTTCAAAGGATAAAACCAACAATAGCGAGTGTAGTTGTCAACAAAGATAACATAGTATCTAAAACCTTGAGCAGAAGTGATTGGAGCAGGACCCCACAAATCACAATGTATCCTCTCAAGAGGTTTACTAGCTACAAACAAAGAGGAAGTAAAAGGTAGCTGAGCACTCTTCCCAAGCGTGCAAGACTCACAAAGCTTGTTGGTGTGCTTGTTTATTGTTATTGCTGCTGTAGAAGACAGATGCTGAAGTACTTCTGCACTCGGATGTCCCAAACGTTTGTGCCACACCTCATCACTACTTGCTAGCTGTCGATTTGAATACAAGGCTTCGAACGATGGATTCCCGAGCACATAATGATCTCTACTCCTGCTTCCGGTTGTGAGGAGCTGTTTGTCCTTTACACGCACACCATCAGAGTCAAATTTAACAGAGCAAGGATAGTCATCACATAGCTTAGAGACAAAGAGAAGAGACTTAGTAACATTTGGACAGACCATGACATCTTTAAGTGGGAGAAAATTACCTGATGTCGTCTGCAAAGGAACTGATCCAATGTGAGTGATGAGCCAGAACTCACCGTTTCCAACCATTACTGAGTCTTGACCTTGATATGGTTGAACATGATGCAGGTTGGTAGTGGTGTGAGTGATGTGGGCAGTAGAACCACTATCAGGCAGCCACTCATTTCCTGTGTGGTGATCTCCATCAGAGACTCGCATAGCCGCTAAAGCAGAGGGTAAAGACTGAGCAAATTCTTCATTGTGACCATATTTCCCACAAATTTGACAGGTTGGTCGAGTAGAGGAACCTCCGTTTCGGTTCTGGTTGTTGTTATGCTGTTGCAAATCTCGACCTCTTGTGGAGTAGTTTCCTCGACCTCTGAATCCACCACGTCCACCTCTGCTTCTGTTGTGCGAACCTCCTCTGTCgaagtgttgttgttgtttctcagCTTGAAAGGCAAGATGTGGAGTGACAACAGGCGCAGTAGAGTACGCTTTTAGTTTATCATCAAAGGCGAtaactttgaaaacaacatcttcatagcATGGAGGAGGAGTCAAATCCATGGAGTGTTCAATCACAGTAGCTACAGTCTTGTATTCTTTACCAAGGCCAAACAGTAAGCCATGGATTTTCTCCAAATCACTCATAGGGAATCCTATCGAGTCAAGCTGATCAAACACTTGTTTGAGTTCACTAAGATAGTCCTCCATAGATCTACCAGCCTTAAGACAAGCACGCAATTTGTTTTGCAGTTCAAACTTCCTAGAGGTAGAGACCCTATTGAATTTCTTAGCAAGAGCAGACCATACCTCTTGAGCCGACTGCAGACCGTAGACAACTCTGATGGCTGCTTCAGACAGAGACCCCAAGATCCGTGCCATGACCAGTTGATCATTACAAATCCATTTTGAAAACTCAGGGTTTGGTTCTTCAGTGACCCCTTCAGTACGAGTAACAAACCGTGTTGATGCTGGATGAGGGATTGAGCCATTAACGTAGCCAAGAAGCATTTGAGGAGACAGGAAAGACTCGAACTGAGTTTTCCATTGAAGATAATTGGACTCCGTAAGCTTGAGAGTCATAACCTGAGAGATAGATAACGAAGCGGAAAAGAAGGAATCTTCTGGAGCCATAGACCGTATTACCggcgctctgataccatgaaaggaAGGGTGAAGAACCCTAGTAAACCAAAGAGATGCGGCTCAAGATTATTACTTTATTGCATAAGAGCCTTGTTACATCACATTGTAGAAATATATATGACGAGAGCTAGGTTTTACAAGTCTGATTGTTCCCTACACATATCATTATCTGCAGAGAGTTGGTGATCCAAGGGGAGCGTATCTGTTCTTTACTTGTATCGTAGTGTGAGCTGTCACATTTACTTTGACTGTACGATTAGCCTCACATGGTGACAAGAGCAGTACTTTGCTACCGTTGGAGAAATCTTCTTTGCTTAAAATCTTGATGGACTTGATATTGTCAAGACCCACTCTATTCATTTGTTGGACCGAAATAACAAGTGGTGTGTTGTTGTTCTGCCTTACACATGACCGTCTTATTTAGTATTTCTGTCTCTAATTTATGTATATctcctcaaaaaaaaattaaacacattTTAGATGAGAACATTTGTCAGCGTCACGATTAAATACTTGTTTTGTTATCTACATGTGTATAATCTTTTTGTGCAGTGTACCTTCCAATTTATTGAAcgttttaaaaaacttataaagtTTGGCCATCGCAAAGGTTAGtcgtttcaaatatatatatatatacgctaATATTATCTACTTTGACTAgattggattattggtttaaCGACGACTGGTCTATAGACGATCTTTTTTCATCAAACCACTTTTTATATGTACTTAAGATGTTAGTAAGAAAAAGCAAACGCACATGCCTTCATGTGCTctgcttttatatttattttatttatgtaaactCATCAATAGTTATAGTGAACTCAAAATTCGTTTTCAATAGCTTAAAAACTCGAACAAAGTAAATAAATGATGATATTATTATACAAACTGTTGCTTAGAAAATCATATAATCTCTTTTGTGGTTATGATGTGATGTGCTATAAagatcaaaaaataataatgtgtcTTCATCAAATAGCCAATAGGTGATGTTAATGATGCAAATAATCAACAACTTTAGACTGATGCTGGTCTTGAATATTATTACTAGCTAttcccttttcttttaattgatgtttaaggtttttacatataaattttaaaatatatatttatttttaatttagttttttacataaaaataccatttaataaaataagttcaaccaataaaaaatataaaataaattatgactggtcaaaagaaaattaaatatatttttttgtatgtaaaattgaaaacattatttaaaataaaaatatatatatatatatatatatttttggttaaatcaTCACTTAAAAATGAAGAAgtattagaaaattataatttttcccCGGACccttaaatcaaaatcaatgtgcattattattattattattttggaacaATAAAGAAATGGCCTAAAAATACTATTCTTAttctttattattaataaaaaaaagtctgTGGGTAATAAATTGAGacacacatttgttttttcttattaaaagaTCTTAGATAAATTGTCtaatttttgctcaaaaataaaataaaat
The Camelina sativa cultivar DH55 chromosome 6, Cs, whole genome shotgun sequence genome window above contains:
- the LOC104791350 gene encoding protein CHAPERONE-LIKE PROTEIN OF POR1, chloroplastic-like, with product MNASGLTVTPPRFHLRWRSDRFGTTQRSSQAFTVLSKLDNRNSTWRNLKSSCLALPTQRSNAMIVRAMSASFGDMADDSTAVFPRINVKDPYKRLGISRMASEDEIQGARNFLIQQYAGHKPSVDAIESAHDKIIMQKFHERKNPKIDISKKVRQVRQSKVVNFVFERFQTPATAVLVKTAVTFAVLGVLTVLFPTEEGPTFQVALSLIATFYFIHERLKKKLWTFLYGTGAFIFSWLVGTFLMVSAIPPFIKGPRGFEVMSSLLSYVLLWVASSYLR